From the Opitutaceae bacterium genome, the window GATAATATCCCGGGTTAGGCGGACTACTGATTTGTCCGCCCCGGGTTTCCTTCTCGCGATCCCGGGAAAAGTGCAGAACGAATTGCCCTGGTCCCAGCCGCAATGTAGCCTGCTGGAAAAGAGGGTCTCCCGCCCCTACCCCGACCGCCGGGGCGGACACCATCACGATGAGAGTCCTGCTGCTTTACCCGGAGTTCCCGGATACTTTCTGGAGTTTCAAGCACGTCTTGAAATTCATCCGGAAGCGCGCGGCCCTGCCTCCCCTGGGCCTGCTCACGATTGCCCCGATGCTGCCCGAAAACTGGGAGAAGCGTCTGATCGACGTCAACGTGACCCCCATGACGGACAAGGATCTTGCGTGGGCGGACATCGTCCTGATCAGCGCCATGATCGCCCAAAGGGACTCCGCAGCGGAGCTGATCGCACGTTGCCGGGCCGCTGGAAAAATCCTCGTGGCCGGGGGTCCTCTCTTCACCGTCGAATACAACCAGTTCCCCGACGTCGACCACTTCGTGCTGAACGAAGCGGAGGTCACCCTGCCGGGATTCCTGGAAGACTTCGCCAGGGGCGAGGCCCGCAGGGTCTACCAGACCGACACCCTGCCTGAAGTGAGCATGACCCCTGCGCCAGACTGGGGACTGGCGGACCTGAAACGCTATGCCTCCATGAGTATCCAGTACTCGCGCGGTTGTCCCTTCGACTGCGAATTCTGCAGTGTGACCGCCATGTTCGGACACCGTCCCCGCGTCAAATCCCCGGCACAGGTACTGGCGGAGTTGGACGGACTCTGGAGCGCGGGCTGGCGGGGAACCGTCTTTTTCGTCGACGACAATTTCATCGGCAACAAACGCTCCCTCCGCGAGGATCTGCTGCCGGCCCTGATTCAATGGCGAAAAGGCAGACGAGGCTTCACCTTTTACACCGAAGCATCGATCAACCTGGCCGACGACCCGGGGCTGATGGAGCAGATGGTGGCGGCCGGCTTCGACCAGGTCTTCATCGGCATCGAAACACCGGAGGAAGCCAGTCTGGCCGAATGCAACAAGCGTCAGAACCGAAGCCGTGATCTCATCGCCGACATCAAGCGCATCCAACGTGCCGGGCTTCAGGTCCAGGGCGGCTTCATCGTGGGATTCGACAACGATCCGCCGTCCATTTTCCAGCGCCAGATCGAGTTCATCCAGGCAAGCGGGATTGTCACCGCCATGGTCGGAATCCTGCAGGCAATCCCCGGAACCAAGCTATATGACCGCCTCTTGCAGCAGGGTCGACTCCTTGGCAACACGACGGGCGACAACGTGGATGGCACGACGAACTTTGTTTCCCGGATGAACGTCGACACACTCCGCGACGGATACCGCCGACTGATGGACCATATCTATGCACCGGGTCCCTATTACCGGCGCATCCGCACCTTTCTGAGGGAGTTTCAGCCCTCACCTCTTCCCGGCGGGATGAAGTGGCGAAACTTCCGCGCCTTCATGCAGGCCAACATCCGGCTCGGAGTGATCGGTCGCGAGCGGTTTCACTATTGGGGACTTCTCATCTGGACCTTCTTTCGCCGACCCCGCCTGCTGACAACGGCCGTAACGCTTTCGATCTACGGTTTCCACTTCCGGCGCTGCTGCGCCGGACTGGAAGCCTGAGGGGTTGCCCTGCAATCAGGGAGTCCAGATGGTGAAGGCAATGTGCTGGTTGGGCCGCTCCGGGGTGGCGATGTAGTAGCAGACGAAAATCCGGCCGTCGGGGAGCAGAATCGCCTTGGGGTAACCGAGGTCGTAGGTCAATCCGTCGTCGCGCAGAATGATCTCATGGCCCCAGGTCTTGCCCTCGTCGCTGCTGACCTTGGCGCGGATGCCAAAGGGCGGTCCCCGAAAACCATACATAACCGCCACCCGGCCATCGGGCAGACGGACCAACGCCGGCGGGTTGCCGTTGTGATGGGTGGTGTCGGTGAAAGCGACCGTGCTCTGCTTGCTCCAGCTGCGACCGTTGTCATCGGAATACTCGGCCTCGATGAAGTTCATATCGAGGCGCCCCAGATCTTCATCCTCGTGGGCATCCACCCGGCGTCGAACAGCCGAGAGCAGCCGGTGGTCCTCGAGTCGGACGGTCGAGGG encodes:
- a CDS encoding B12-binding domain-containing radical SAM protein: MRVLLLYPEFPDTFWSFKHVLKFIRKRAALPPLGLLTIAPMLPENWEKRLIDVNVTPMTDKDLAWADIVLISAMIAQRDSAAELIARCRAAGKILVAGGPLFTVEYNQFPDVDHFVLNEAEVTLPGFLEDFARGEARRVYQTDTLPEVSMTPAPDWGLADLKRYASMSIQYSRGCPFDCEFCSVTAMFGHRPRVKSPAQVLAELDGLWSAGWRGTVFFVDDNFIGNKRSLREDLLPALIQWRKGRRGFTFYTEASINLADDPGLMEQMVAAGFDQVFIGIETPEEASLAECNKRQNRSRDLIADIKRIQRAGLQVQGGFIVGFDNDPPSIFQRQIEFIQASGIVTAMVGILQAIPGTKLYDRLLQQGRLLGNTTGDNVDGTTNFVSRMNVDTLRDGYRRLMDHIYAPGPYYRRIRTFLREFQPSPLPGGMKWRNFRAFMQANIRLGVIGRERFHYWGLLIWTFFRRPRLLTTAVTLSIYGFHFRRCCAGLEA